The DNA sequence CCATCCTCTTCTTGAAAATACAACTGCTCTTGGTTGTGCTGTTCTTCGAATGCATTAGCAAAAACTCTTGCTGCTCTGATGCATGAATTATTATATTAAATTAAATAGGTATAGCACATCCTCATCAAATACAAAAAAAAGAGAGAGAACTATAAAGTTCCACTCTCTATATAATTTATCTTTTACCTTACGACAAAGATAAGATATTATATCCACAGTCTACGTGAATCATTTCTCCTGTAATTCCTCTTGATAAGTCACTCATTAAGAACAGCGCCGTGTCTCCTACTTCTTCCTGCGTCGTTGTTCTACGAAGTGGTGCACGTTCTTCGATTTCCTTTAATACATCGTTGAAACCTGAGATCCCTTTTGCAGCTAACGTACGGATTGGTCCAGCTGAAATCGAGTTTACTCGAATTCCGTCTTTTCCTAAATCGTTGGCTAAATATTTTACACTTGCATCTAAAGAAGCTTTGGCTACACCCATAACATTATAGTTTCGAACGACACGTTCTCCACCTAAATACGTTAACGTAACAATGCTTCCACCCTCGCTCATAACTGGTCTAGCTGCTTTAGCCACTGCCGTTAATGAATACGCGCTAATGTTATGTGCTAACATAAATCCATCTCTTGTTGTGTTTAAATATTCTCCTTCTAGCTCGTCCTTATTTGCAAAAGCAATACAGTGAGCTAGTCCATGAATGACACCAACCTGCTCTTTAATTTGAGCAAATGTGTTCGCAATGTCTTCATCATTCGTTACATCACATGGTAACACGATCGAATCATCGCGCTCTAACGTATCGGCTAAATCACGAACATTCTTCTCAAGTCGTTCTCCTGCATATGTAAAAATTAATCTTGCACCTGCTTTGGATAAAGATTGAGCAATTCCCCAGGCGATACTTCTTTTATTCGCAACTCCCATAACAACATATGTACGATCTTGTAATGATAAACTCATTTTTATTCCCTCCAACAATAATTGTAGGCTGTTCTTATTACTTGGTACCAAATTAGTATATCATGATTCCATGAAGCTGTGTAGTCCTTTCTGTCAGACTATCCTTTCTTTGTTCGTATGTTTCTCAACTCATATTCACACTCTTCACATTCATAAATAATATTTTGATTTGATTGAGCCGTAAAAAGATTGGTCACTGGCTTTTTTGAGTTACAATTAGGGCAAACAACTACTGGTTCCATTAATTATCCCTCCATCTTATATATAACATTATTTCAGAATGCTGTTTTTCAGGTTATCAACAGCCTTCTTTTATTTCTATTTTCTATTCTATCCTTTTTAAAGGTAAAACATTGATCGTTTAAATTAGTCTTCATATTGATTAAAAGGAAGATAGGTTCTTGGGACAGCTGTTCCACGTGATCCTCTTGAATCGACCTGCTCACTTTCAGGAGGATAGATCATAATAAAGCTCTCCGTTGCCGATTTGGATAACTCTCTTGGTATTCTTTCAAGCTGTGGATGCCATGCAACTGTTCCTCGCCGTGCACTGATGACGACGACAAGATCATCGTTTTTCAACATACTTAGGCTTTCCCTCATTAACTCGTTCCAACTATTTGATTGTGTGAAATTTACTTTGACATCTGGTTTTAACTTTGAAAAAGTCTCCTCATACTTATCGGTGTCATCATGAATGACTATCGCTTCAACCGTTGCCCCTACTTCAACGGCAATTGTTTTTATTTTTCGTAACGCTTCATAATATCCCGCTTTATGGTTTAGACCTGGTGGAATGACAACGACTATCCGCTTCATGATATTAAGTGGATATCCGATTCTAGACACTAACACCATCTCATTTGTTCGTTCTAGTAACTGGTCTAAGATGCCACCAAAAATACGCTGAGGCGTTGATAACTTACCATTCCACCCAATAACTATCGTTGAAATTCTAGTTTCTTCAATGGCACGGACAACACCTGATGCAATATTCTCATCTACCCTTGTTAAAAGTTGAATGGGAATCTGAGCTCCTGCT is a window from the Bacillus alkalicellulosilyticus genome containing:
- the fabI gene encoding enoyl-ACP reductase FabI; amino-acid sequence: MSLSLQDRTYVVMGVANKRSIAWGIAQSLSKAGARLIFTYAGERLEKNVRDLADTLERDDSIVLPCDVTNDEDIANTFAQIKEQVGVIHGLAHCIAFANKDELEGEYLNTTRDGFMLAHNISAYSLTAVAKAARPVMSEGGSIVTLTYLGGERVVRNYNVMGVAKASLDASVKYLANDLGKDGIRVNSISAGPIRTLAAKGISGFNDVLKEIEERAPLRRTTTQEEVGDTALFLMSDLSRGITGEMIHVDCGYNILSLS